From the Piliocolobus tephrosceles isolate RC106 unplaced genomic scaffold, ASM277652v3 unscaffolded_35927, whole genome shotgun sequence genome, the window GGCTTCTGAAGTGGAAACCAGAGGAGTTTCCCCATCGTCTCTGTCTCGGGAGGCCTGGGGTGGGAACGCACGTGTGCCACTGTGGTCTGGAGCCTGCACAGGCGTCTCGGCAGCATCTAGGAGTGCAAGGACGGCAAGGGGGTGTGAAAGGGAGGGAGACCGTGCCCCACGGTCAAGCCTGTGGAAAAGTCCTCCTGCAAGTATGAGGAGTGTGAGCTCCAGTGTCCCCAGGTCTTCTCGGGGCCCCTGGCAGGGGGTTCAGTGTTAGGTGCAAGTGTGACTCAGTGACTGATGGACTTCATCCGTGTAGGGTGTAAATGAGGGAACAGCAACTTCCCTGCAGGAGAGGAAAAGTCTTTTGGGGGCTCTGGGGGGGCTACTTCCCTTTGATGGAGTTTCTTCTTCTCCAGGAGAAGAGCCACGTGCTGGAGCCATTGTCCAGCCTTGCCCTGGAGGAgcagtgtctggctctgtccctAGACTGGTCCACTGGGAACACTGGAAGGTAAGGGCCAGGCTTGGTCAGGAGCCCTGAGTCTTTCTCTGAGGACCACTTCCATTTTCCAGGCTACAGCGCTCCAGCCACCTTTGGCCAGCCGCGACTGTGCTCCTCAGCCCTGACACCATCACTGCTGGTCatattctcaaaaaaaagtcCCCCATTTTAGATACGTAGCAATAGTGTTTTACCTAGAGAAGCCGACACTGGTGTCTTTGACAAGCTTAGCGGTGGTTGTGATCTTTGCCAGCCAGTCTCTTAAGGGGCGTGTCTACATCCCAGGGCTGTGGAGACCCGCTCTCAGGAATTGTTTGGGAACCAGAAGAGGCTGACGAATAACATTCGGCTGGGCTTCTCCATGGGTTCCCCCTGTGTCTAGGGCCGGGGACCAGCCCTTGAAGATCATCAGCAGTGACTCCACAgggcagctccacctcctgaTGGTGAATGAGATGGGGCCCAGGCTGCAGAAAGTGGCCTCATGGCAGGCACATCAGTTCGAGGCCTGG encodes:
- the LOC113222888 gene encoding diphthine methyltransferase-like — its product is MREQQLPCRRGKVFWGLWGGYFPLMEFLLLQEKSHVLEPLSSLALEEQCLALSLDWSTGNTGRAGDQPLKIISSDSTGQLHLLMVNEMGPRLQKVASWQAHQFEAWIAAFDYWHTEIVYSGQYSSTGHL